One Actinomycetota bacterium DNA segment encodes these proteins:
- a CDS encoding Fic family protein: MSKNNNWDVRFEIKLNLKSLEARLAAIDGMTETLEDLPLPPVARARMERLNIIRAVRGTTGIEGNRMTEDEVASIVDGSGVASQNVDEQENINARDAMRFLKEQKTTKTPKVDEIFIKKAHAITTRNIRNDLNIPGEYRRDFVYAGIYEFPDPKAVPGLMKEFTAFINSKDCVTLHPIVRAVLGHFYFVSVHPFGDGNGRVARAVEAFLLYHGGYAAAGFYSLANFYYKNRKAYINALEDARLKYDGDLTKFVEFALDGFLIDLADLNAQGVPYLKVIKYSQYVDALVDLGEISQRLAAVLKAIANTEEGITPREFVAAIPDWAKKLYRGKGEWTLRGDLTLIRQSGLIKETDGRIYPNLSVIETQTQRRLS, from the coding sequence GTGTCGAAAAATAATAATTGGGATGTCAGGTTTGAAATAAAGTTGAACCTTAAGTCTCTCGAGGCCAGATTGGCGGCCATAGACGGGATGACTGAGACTTTAGAAGACCTGCCGCTGCCACCGGTTGCCCGGGCAAGGATGGAACGTCTAAACATAATCAGGGCTGTGCGCGGCACAACGGGCATCGAAGGCAACCGGATGACGGAGGATGAGGTCGCGTCGATTGTCGATGGTTCCGGGGTGGCTTCGCAAAATGTTGATGAGCAGGAAAACATTAACGCCAGGGACGCGATGCGGTTTCTTAAGGAACAGAAGACGACTAAGACGCCCAAGGTTGATGAAATATTCATCAAAAAGGCTCACGCTATCACGACCCGGAATATCCGCAACGACCTGAACATTCCCGGAGAATACCGAAGGGACTTCGTCTACGCGGGCATCTATGAGTTTCCCGACCCCAAGGCTGTTCCTGGACTGATGAAAGAATTCACGGCCTTTATCAACTCAAAGGATTGCGTCACCCTTCATCCCATCGTGAGGGCGGTTCTAGGCCACTTCTATTTTGTGAGCGTGCACCCTTTCGGAGACGGTAACGGCCGTGTTGCCAGGGCGGTCGAAGCGTTTCTGTTATATCATGGCGGATATGCCGCGGCCGGTTTTTATTCCCTCGCAAACTTTTATTACAAGAACAGAAAGGCATATATCAATGCGCTTGAAGACGCCAGATTAAAGTACGACGGTGATTTGACTAAGTTCGTTGAGTTCGCCTTAGACGGCTTCCTTATTGACCTTGCGGACTTGAACGCGCAAGGAGTCCCCTATCTGAAAGTAATAAAATACTCCCAGTACGTTGATGCGCTTGTGGACTTAGGGGAGATCAGCCAGCGTCTGGCCGCCGTCTTGAAGGCGATTGCCAACACCGAAGAGGGGATAACGCCCCGAGAGTTCGTCGCCGCGATTCCGGATTGGGCGAAAAAGCTGTATCGCGGAAAAGGCGAGTGGACCTTGCGTGGCGACTTAACTTTAATACGCCAAAGCGGTTTAATCAAAGAAACAGATGGTCGGATATACCCCAATCTAAGCGTTATTGAAACGCAAACCCAAAGGAGGCTTTCTTGA
- a CDS encoding substrate-binding domain-containing protein, whose amino-acid sequence MGRSRTRIIAATVALSLILSIGLFGCTKTVTKTETKPAATNLILATTTSTADTGLLDYLLPMFEKKYNVKVKPIAVGTGEAIAMGQRGEADVLLVHSRTNEDKFMAEGYGSIRKDVMYNDFVLIGPKSDPAKAKGQGPAKAFAAIAAAQANFVSRGDNSGTHNKEKSIWTKAAVTPAGAWYIVTGQGMGESTKIAEEKQAYILIDRGTYLALKKTLTLEIIVEGQKELFNPYGVIVVNKAKFSKVNEVDAKKFVDWITSADVQKLIGEFGVKKYGQALFTPSAATGNP is encoded by the coding sequence TTGGGTAGATCAAGAACAAGAATTATTGCGGCAACCGTCGCGCTCAGCTTGATTTTGTCAATCGGGCTGTTCGGATGTACCAAGACAGTGACCAAGACCGAAACAAAGCCAGCTGCGACTAACCTGATTTTGGCGACTACGACCAGCACCGCCGACACGGGGCTTCTCGACTATCTGTTACCGATGTTCGAGAAGAAGTACAACGTGAAGGTCAAACCGATTGCGGTCGGTACCGGTGAGGCCATTGCTATGGGCCAGCGGGGTGAAGCCGATGTCTTGCTTGTCCACTCAAGAACGAATGAAGATAAATTCATGGCTGAAGGATATGGCTCGATCCGCAAGGACGTAATGTACAACGATTTCGTCCTCATCGGTCCCAAGAGCGACCCGGCAAAGGCCAAAGGTCAGGGTCCCGCTAAGGCATTCGCGGCTATTGCTGCTGCGCAAGCCAATTTCGTCAGCAGAGGGGATAACTCCGGGACGCATAACAAGGAAAAATCTATCTGGACCAAAGCAGCCGTAACGCCGGCCGGCGCCTGGTACATCGTTACCGGCCAGGGCATGGGCGAGAGCACCAAGATCGCCGAGGAGAAGCAGGCCTATATCTTGATCGACCGGGGCACGTACCTGGCGCTCAAGAAAACGCTGACGCTGGAAATCATAGTTGAGGGGCAGAAAGAGCTCTTCAATCCCTACGGCGTTATTGTTGTAAACAAGGCCAAGTTCTCGAAAGTGAACGAAGTCGACGCCAAGAAATTCGTTGACTGGATTACCTCAGCCGATGTTCAGAAACTGATCGGCGAGTTCGGTGTAAAGAAATACGGCCAGGCATTGTTCACGCCTAGCGCCGCCACAGGCAATCCGTAA
- a CDS encoding TOBE domain-containing protein, producing MQLSARNQFQGKVVDVKTGAIMGEVTIEVNGPITVVAEITKASTERLGLAAGDDVTAIIKATEILVGK from the coding sequence ATGCAACTGAGCGCGAGGAACCAGTTCCAAGGGAAAGTAGTTGACGTAAAGACTGGGGCAATCATGGGGGAAGTAACAATCGAGGTTAACGGCCCGATAACAGTGGTCGCGGAGATCACAAAGGCCTCGACCGAACGGCTGGGATTGGCGGCAGGCGATGACGTCACTGCCATCATCAAAGCCACTGAGATTTTGGTCGGCAAGTAG
- a CDS encoding prenyltransferase/squalene oxidase repeat-containing protein, whose product MAQSVGIAGGVTVTPAVDNALTNLAGQQQADGSFIGFDGTINATIGVVLAVSAADRDPRLMKAGGSSPLDYLATQTALLGDPSTASANTAKIAQLILALTSIGEDPHSFGGVDWITLLNSTYDPVAGKYGSFYIHHPWAILALASAGESLPAEAVTYLTSSQEDSGAFAFNGKGTGGDTNATALCLQALAAVGQSSSSAGVQNAIAYLHTQQNTDGGFPWANPSAWGTDSDSCSTSWVIQGLVSAGEDPAGSAWTTGGNTPFTFLSGMQNPSGAFGLMKSWSADDLMSTYQAVPALLSRPFPFYADLSGDAPAAQPGPGSPGTSPSSSSDAASVQSTGSSPQGRSSGSGKASASGAGTGASTITGQNTALNSTSSGDGNGKGNIAAGAKGVSDTLKKLLYGVFGFLGGSAAFLAIAFITRKIGLNRS is encoded by the coding sequence TTGGCGCAGTCCGTAGGTATAGCCGGGGGAGTTACGGTTACGCCGGCCGTGGACAACGCTTTGACCAATTTAGCCGGTCAGCAGCAGGCTGACGGCAGTTTCATCGGCTTCGACGGGACCATCAACGCGACGATCGGAGTCGTCTTGGCTGTCTCGGCGGCCGATCGCGACCCGCGTCTAATGAAGGCCGGCGGTTCGTCGCCTCTGGATTACTTGGCCACGCAAACGGCGTTGTTGGGCGACCCGTCGACCGCGTCGGCCAACACCGCCAAAATCGCCCAATTAATATTAGCCCTGACCAGCATCGGAGAGGACCCTCATTCCTTCGGCGGTGTCGACTGGATCACTCTGCTCAACTCAACCTATGATCCGGTGGCCGGCAAGTACGGTTCGTTCTACATTCATCATCCCTGGGCGATTCTTGCCCTGGCGTCCGCCGGCGAGTCGCTGCCGGCCGAGGCAGTCACCTACCTTACATCCAGCCAGGAAGATAGTGGCGCCTTCGCATTCAACGGCAAGGGTACCGGCGGCGACACCAATGCGACGGCACTTTGTCTCCAGGCTTTGGCCGCGGTCGGACAATCGTCGTCCTCGGCGGGCGTCCAGAACGCCATTGCCTATCTGCATACGCAACAGAATACGGACGGTGGCTTTCCCTGGGCCAACCCATCCGCCTGGGGAACCGATTCCGACTCTTGTTCAACGTCCTGGGTGATTCAAGGATTGGTCTCCGCGGGCGAAGATCCGGCCGGGTCCGCCTGGACGACCGGCGGGAATACACCCTTTACCTTCCTCTCAGGAATGCAGAATCCGAGCGGCGCCTTCGGATTGATGAAGAGCTGGTCGGCAGATGACTTAATGAGCACTTACCAGGCCGTGCCGGCGCTCCTTAGCCGTCCGTTTCCATTCTATGCTGACCTGAGCGGCGATGCCCCGGCGGCTCAGCCGGGTCCTGGCAGTCCGGGAACATCGCCGTCGTCCTCATCCGACGCCGCTTCCGTTCAGTCTACCGGTTCGTCTCCGCAAGGCAGATCGTCAGGTTCCGGCAAGGCGAGCGCATCAGGGGCAGGAACCGGCGCTTCCACAATAACCGGACAAAATACGGCGTTGAACTCCACTTCTTCCGGCGACGGCAACGGTAAAGGCAATATAGCGGCAGGAGCCAAAGGAGTCAGCGACACTTTAAAGAAGCTTCTCTACGGTGTCTTTGGATTCCTCGGCGGATCGGCCGCGTTTCTGGCTATCGCTTTTATTACCCGAAAGATAGGATTGAACAGGTCATGA
- a CDS encoding molybdopterin-dependent oxidoreductase, whose product MDTRWKYWAILFLLLLAAGIVAGCATGGTNPSSDITKLAKKEVREYKGQRLSSITDFRENSIKGPQIVEQASYRLRVDGLVNKPKTYTYSDVIDKHKKYSKVLTLSCVEGWDVTILWEGILVRDLLKEAGVKSNAKIVIFHARDGYTTSFPVSYLTKNDILMAYKMNGVTLPAERGFPFELVAEQKWGYKWIKWIERIELSDNLNYKGYWESRGYSNTGDKDKAFFGN is encoded by the coding sequence ATGGATACTAGATGGAAATACTGGGCAATCTTATTTCTTCTTCTGCTTGCCGCAGGAATTGTAGCTGGCTGCGCAACAGGCGGGACCAATCCATCTTCCGATATAACCAAGTTAGCTAAAAAAGAAGTCCGCGAGTACAAAGGCCAGCGGCTCTCGTCAATCACCGATTTCAGGGAAAACTCCATCAAAGGTCCCCAGATCGTCGAACAGGCGTCGTACCGTCTGCGTGTGGACGGCCTTGTCAACAAACCCAAAACCTACACCTATAGCGATGTTATCGACAAGCACAAGAAATATTCGAAGGTCCTGACGCTGTCTTGTGTTGAAGGCTGGGATGTAACCATCCTATGGGAAGGCATCCTTGTGCGCGACCTCTTGAAGGAAGCCGGCGTTAAATCAAACGCGAAGATTGTCATCTTCCACGCGCGTGATGGTTATACAACCTCGTTCCCTGTGAGCTATCTGACGAAGAACGATATCCTCATGGCCTACAAAATGAACGGCGTCACCCTGCCGGCCGAGCGCGGCTTCCCGTTTGAACTTGTCGCCGAGCAGAAGTGGGGCTACAAGTGGATCAAGTGGATTGAGCGCATCGAGCTCTCCGACAACCTGAACTACAAAGGTTACTGGGAGAGCCGCGGCTATAGCAATACCGGCGACAAAGACAAAGCCTTCTTCGGCAACTAA
- a CDS encoding RNA-binding protein gives MGTRLYVGNLSYDTTSDQLKELFATSGVVASADVVMDRQTGRSKGFAFIEMGSEEAATTAITAMNEKELDGRKLNVNEAKPREERTSGGGSYGSGNYSSKRF, from the coding sequence ATGGGAACCAGACTCTATGTAGGAAATCTATCCTACGACACCACATCCGATCAGCTCAAAGAGCTGTTCGCAACCAGTGGCGTAGTCGCGTCAGCGGACGTGGTTATGGATCGTCAGACCGGCCGCAGCAAGGGCTTCGCGTTCATTGAAATGGGCAGCGAAGAAGCGGCGACAACGGCTATCACGGCGATGAACGAGAAAGAGCTCGACGGTCGTAAGCTCAACGTGAACGAGGCTAAGCCTCGCGAAGAGCGCACATCCGGCGGCGGCAGCTACGGAAGCGGCAATTACAGCAGCAAACGCTTCTAG
- a CDS encoding phosphate-starvation-inducible PsiE family protein, with product MTGHARLQGWAERYTRFIEDAVVVAEVLIAGIMLILIILGVAYLVVSLVASFGEGFVFDHDRLIKLLDIALIVFIIIELFRITLAYITGERVMPTVIEAAFVAVGRKIVLYEFKSDGLYGALSLAALLAVVAAAHYLTREKPT from the coding sequence ATGACAGGACATGCTAGATTACAGGGATGGGCGGAACGCTATACACGGTTTATCGAGGACGCGGTTGTCGTCGCCGAGGTCCTTATCGCCGGCATCATGCTGATACTTATCATCCTGGGCGTCGCTTATCTAGTTGTCTCGCTGGTCGCAAGCTTCGGTGAAGGCTTTGTCTTCGACCATGACAGACTAATCAAGCTCCTAGACATCGCCCTGATCGTCTTTATCATCATCGAGCTATTCCGGATTACCCTCGCGTATATTACCGGCGAACGTGTTATGCCCACCGTCATTGAGGCGGCTTTTGTCGCTGTTGGCCGGAAGATCGTCCTGTACGAGTTCAAGAGCGATGGATTATATGGGGCGTTGTCGCTGGCGGCCCTGCTGGCGGTCGTCGCCGCCGCGCACTATTTGACTCGGGAGAAGCCCACATGA
- a CDS encoding AbrB/MazE/SpoVT family DNA-binding domain-containing protein — MFTAVATISSKRQITVPKKLWEDLKVKTGDKLIFTKRGDEIVVKSVKGTPEEMIKYLGRDLKKGADVMAIHYEFEVDDEYR, encoded by the coding sequence ATGTTTACAGCGGTGGCGACAATATCATCAAAACGCCAGATAACAGTCCCCAAGAAACTATGGGAAGACTTAAAAGTTAAGACAGGAGACAAGTTGATCTTCACAAAACGGGGTGACGAAATAGTCGTAAAATCCGTGAAAGGAACACCGGAAGAGATGATCAAGTATCTGGGACGGGATCTTAAAAAGGGTGCGGATGTAATGGCGATCCATTACGAGTTTGAGGTGGACGACGAATACAGATGA
- a CDS encoding PIN domain nuclease: protein MILVDTSVWIDFVRGTNTVAAAALHTLVADGTPICIADINVNEFMRGVVDDNDYYGFLEDILRFPVLSPQGLETHLAAAQIYRDCRRQGKTIRNSGDCLIAAIAIENDKTVLHNDADFDQIASVVKDLRIVKPEGLIAG, encoded by the coding sequence TTGATTTTAGTTGACACATCGGTGTGGATTGATTTCGTAAGGGGCACGAACACTGTAGCGGCGGCTGCCCTCCATACCCTGGTAGCAGACGGAACGCCGATTTGTATTGCGGATATCAATGTTAACGAATTCATGCGGGGCGTTGTCGATGATAACGATTATTACGGTTTTCTTGAGGATATCTTGCGATTTCCCGTTCTCTCACCACAGGGTCTTGAAACCCATCTGGCCGCCGCTCAAATATATAGGGATTGCCGGCGGCAGGGTAAAACGATTAGAAATAGCGGCGACTGCTTAATTGCGGCGATTGCGATAGAAAACGATAAAACAGTTCTGCACAATGATGCCGACTTTGATCAGATTGCCTCTGTTGTTAAAGATCTCCGAATCGTTAAGCCCGAGGGCCTGATAGCCGGTTAA
- the msrB gene encoding peptide-methionine (R)-S-oxide reductase MsrB — translation MDTLKDREKKDQELKKRLTAEQYRVTQEKVTEPPYSNKYWDCNDGGVYQCICCGAELFDSEAKYDSGCGWPSFTHPVEGAPIEESTDTSLGTVRTEVTCGNCGAHLGHVFPEEDKPSGFRYCINSASLNLEQRDK, via the coding sequence ATGGATACGTTGAAGGACCGCGAGAAGAAAGATCAAGAATTAAAGAAGCGGTTGACCGCGGAGCAGTACCGTGTTACGCAGGAGAAGGTCACCGAACCGCCTTACTCCAATAAGTACTGGGACTGTAACGACGGGGGTGTTTACCAGTGCATTTGCTGTGGCGCTGAACTGTTTGATTCGGAAGCCAAGTACGATTCAGGCTGCGGCTGGCCGAGCTTTACCCACCCGGTTGAAGGCGCGCCCATCGAAGAGAGCACAGACACCTCCCTTGGCACGGTACGGACGGAAGTCACCTGCGGAAACTGCGGCGCGCACCTCGGGCATGTTTTTCCTGAAGAAGATAAGCCCAGCGGCTTCCGTTACTGCATCAACTCAGCCTCACTGAACCTCGAACAGAGAGATAAATAG
- a CDS encoding PIG-L family deacetylase, with amino-acid sequence MNKTRRILIIAAAVVGILLIAGGVLAKVLVYDRTVDAPTAAVAISADDRVMIIAPHPDDETLGPGLLAKQAVKIGAKVKVVIVTEGDAGTNAAKAESLKLNLSPADYLELGKTRHLESLAAMKGLGVTDLVFMGFGDGSTNSLWRANWDDNNPRLAMNGKTAVPYDFAYCFGELYSGNSLAKNLSAVVTDFNPTVIFYPTPEDLHHDHWAVNAFTQYVLAENNMKPREYTYLVHRGILWPSPPLYRPQNALQPPSGLAEIDASWIRYKVDEAAAADKLTAVNKYRSQTRVNGVWLRSFIRTNELFALYPSQKTSQASTVPSFEEGKKLPGLVINDYESFALSQQLGGKGDISRFAFAYDKDFAFVAVEFKKPQAADVVTMMNMRFFTSLGVNRLDVKVLNGEAKAVKAAENSVMPMVELVKNTSVVVIKVPVAVMGGAKTMMLNVDTFRDNESEDNWLDRTVWRRIELSN; translated from the coding sequence TTGAATAAAACGCGGCGGATTCTAATAATAGCGGCGGCAGTTGTCGGAATCCTTCTAATCGCCGGAGGGGTGCTGGCCAAGGTCCTTGTTTACGACCGGACGGTAGACGCGCCGACCGCGGCTGTGGCGATATCCGCCGACGATAGAGTCATGATCATCGCACCTCACCCCGACGACGAAACGCTGGGACCGGGGCTTTTGGCCAAACAGGCCGTCAAGATCGGAGCCAAGGTCAAAGTGGTCATTGTTACGGAAGGCGACGCCGGGACGAACGCCGCGAAAGCGGAAAGCCTGAAGCTTAACCTGTCGCCGGCCGACTATCTTGAGCTGGGAAAAACCAGACATTTGGAGAGTCTGGCCGCTATGAAAGGCCTGGGCGTAACCGACCTGGTCTTTATGGGATTCGGCGACGGCAGCACGAATTCCCTGTGGCGCGCCAATTGGGACGACAATAATCCCCGTCTGGCCATGAACGGTAAAACCGCCGTGCCATACGATTTTGCTTATTGTTTCGGCGAACTGTATTCGGGCAACAGCCTGGCCAAGAACCTTTCCGCCGTGGTAACCGACTTCAATCCGACAGTTATTTTCTACCCTACGCCCGAAGACCTGCATCACGATCATTGGGCGGTCAACGCTTTCACCCAATATGTTCTAGCCGAGAACAACATGAAACCTCGGGAGTACACCTATCTGGTCCATCGCGGGATCCTCTGGCCCAGCCCGCCGCTCTACCGGCCGCAAAATGCTTTGCAGCCGCCCTCCGGTTTGGCTGAGATTGACGCCTCGTGGATCCGGTATAAGGTCGATGAGGCCGCGGCGGCGGATAAGCTTACGGCGGTCAACAAATATAGGAGTCAGACAAGGGTAAACGGCGTCTGGCTCAGGTCTTTCATCAGAACAAACGAACTCTTCGCGCTTTATCCGAGCCAAAAAACATCGCAAGCTTCAACGGTTCCGTCGTTCGAAGAGGGCAAGAAACTGCCCGGCCTCGTCATAAACGATTACGAGTCGTTCGCGTTGTCTCAGCAGCTCGGCGGCAAAGGCGACATCAGCCGGTTCGCGTTCGCCTACGACAAGGATTTCGCCTTCGTGGCCGTGGAGTTTAAGAAACCGCAGGCCGCGGATGTCGTAACGATGATGAACATGAGGTTCTTCACCTCGTTAGGTGTGAACCGGTTGGACGTCAAGGTGTTGAACGGAGAAGCCAAGGCGGTGAAGGCGGCCGAGAACTCGGTAATGCCGATGGTTGAGCTGGTCAAGAACACCTCGGTGGTTGTCATCAAGGTCCCGGTAGCGGTTATGGGCGGGGCGAAGACGATGATGCTCAATGTGGATACGTTTAGGGACAATGAGAGTGAAGATAACTGGCTGGACCGCACAGTCTGGCGCCGGATAGAACTCTCAAACTAG
- a CDS encoding type II toxin-antitoxin system VapC family toxin: protein MICLDACILGHVLVPENSRVAAAEKAASRKLIDRIIKGQTKGCSPTIMISETKWLISRYVNATMPAEVLSRADEVEELLPQVLGTYFRFIDVDFAIAALAADFRVEHYSKKNAFSYNDGLYLATASITGCEALVTTDKHLLATQEVPVFTPSALLAKNKIPADKTAI, encoded by the coding sequence ATGATTTGTCTCGACGCCTGCATACTTGGCCATGTACTTGTTCCTGAAAACAGCCGCGTAGCGGCAGCGGAAAAGGCAGCTTCACGAAAGCTCATCGACAGGATTATAAAAGGACAAACCAAGGGCTGTTCACCGACAATCATGATTTCAGAGACTAAGTGGCTTATTTCGCGTTATGTTAACGCGACGATGCCGGCCGAGGTTCTTTCCCGCGCAGACGAGGTGGAGGAACTCCTGCCGCAGGTACTGGGGACGTATTTCAGGTTTATAGACGTCGATTTCGCTATCGCGGCGCTGGCGGCCGATTTTCGCGTGGAACACTATTCAAAGAAGAATGCGTTCTCTTATAATGACGGCTTATATCTGGCAACCGCGTCGATAACCGGCTGCGAGGCACTGGTCACTACAGACAAACACCTGCTGGCGACCCAGGAGGTTCCGGTCTTTACGCCATCCGCTCTCCTCGCCAAAAACAAAATCCCAGCAGACAAAACCGCCATCTGA
- the purF gene encoding amidophosphoribosyltransferase, producing the protein MPDELDISTDTVHDECGVFGIFAPGESVAKLTYYGLYALQHRGQESAGIAVSDGENTMVFKDMGLVSQVFTERDLNTLQGYIAIGHVRYSTTGTSNWENSQPIHKASDHFSVSLAHNGNLINTHELRSRLQKKGVEFQSTSDSEVIAELIIQANKKTVEASVRSAVKRVRGAYSLVIMTDNKLIGVRDMFGIRPLALGQLHGNYILSSETCGLDVVGAEFLREVLPGEMVVIDDKGLKSYRIFKEPVPSLCIFEYVYLARPDSNLYGHNVAGVRKNMGRELAKEAPVEADLVIPVPDSGNAAAQGYAEQSGIPYGEGFVKNRYIGRTFIQPSQTIRQQGIRLKLNPLKEVIEGKRLVVVDDSIVRGNTSKKIIQVLRKAGAKEIHMRVSSPKIEWPCFYGIDTAERKDLIAANLSVAQIRDFLNADSLKYISHAGLVRAVGGLKSEFCMACFDGKYPIPIPQRVKVTKFSLEKGKKAETLF; encoded by the coding sequence TTGCCTGATGAGTTAGACATAAGCACGGACACCGTCCACGACGAGTGCGGCGTCTTCGGTATTTTCGCCCCCGGAGAGTCGGTCGCCAAGCTTACGTACTACGGTTTATACGCCCTCCAGCACCGCGGCCAGGAAAGCGCCGGTATCGCCGTATCCGATGGGGAAAACACCATGGTCTTCAAGGACATGGGTCTGGTCAGCCAGGTATTTACCGAACGCGACTTAAACACCTTGCAGGGCTATATCGCCATCGGCCACGTCCGCTATTCCACGACCGGCACGTCCAACTGGGAGAACTCTCAACCCATCCATAAGGCGTCGGACCATTTTTCTGTGTCGCTGGCCCACAACGGCAACCTGATCAACACGCATGAGTTGCGTAGCCGGTTGCAGAAAAAGGGTGTTGAATTCCAGTCCACCTCTGATTCCGAGGTCATCGCGGAGCTGATCATCCAGGCGAACAAGAAGACCGTCGAGGCGTCCGTCCGCTCCGCGGTCAAACGGGTCCGAGGCGCTTATTCGCTGGTTATCATGACCGACAACAAGCTTATCGGCGTGCGCGACATGTTCGGCATCCGTCCGCTCGCGCTGGGCCAGTTGCACGGCAACTATATTTTAAGCAGCGAGACCTGCGGCTTGGATGTTGTCGGCGCGGAGTTTCTGCGCGAGGTTCTACCGGGCGAGATGGTGGTCATCGACGATAAGGGCTTGAAGTCGTACCGGATATTCAAAGAACCGGTGCCCAGCCTATGTATTTTTGAATATGTCTATCTGGCCAGGCCGGACAGCAATCTGTACGGGCATAACGTAGCCGGAGTCCGTAAGAATATGGGACGCGAGCTTGCCAAGGAAGCCCCGGTCGAAGCGGATCTCGTCATCCCGGTGCCGGACTCGGGCAACGCCGCCGCCCAGGGCTACGCGGAACAAAGCGGCATCCCCTACGGTGAAGGTTTCGTCAAGAACCGCTATATCGGCCGGACGTTCATCCAGCCGTCGCAAACCATCCGCCAGCAGGGCATCCGCCTGAAGCTAAATCCGCTCAAAGAGGTCATCGAAGGCAAGCGGCTGGTCGTGGTGGACGATTCGATCGTCCGCGGCAACACCTCGAAGAAAATCATCCAGGTCTTGCGGAAAGCTGGGGCCAAAGAGATCCACATGCGCGTCAGCAGCCCGAAGATTGAGTGGCCTTGCTTTTACGGCATCGACACCGCCGAACGAAAGGATCTGATCGCCGCCAACTTGTCAGTCGCTCAGATCCGAGACTTTCTAAACGCCGACTCGCTTAAGTACATCAGCCACGCCGGGCTGGTCCGGGCCGTCGGAGGACTGAAATCGGAATTCTGCATGGCCTGCTTCGACGGCAAATATCCCATCCCCATCCCGCAACGCGTCAAGGTTACTAAGTTCTCCCTGGAAAAAGGCAAGAAAGCCGAAACCCTGTTTTAA
- a CDS encoding type II toxin-antitoxin system VapB family antitoxin gives MRTNIVLDDDLVKEAFRLTDAKTKRELVDMALQELVARRKQKNILRWAGKINWEGDLDEMRRDRFDFS, from the coding sequence ATGAGAACTAATATTGTTTTGGACGACGACCTAGTAAAAGAGGCGTTTAGACTTACAGACGCTAAGACAAAGCGGGAACTTGTTGACATGGCGTTACAGGAGCTTGTGGCGCGGCGGAAACAAAAGAACATCTTAAGATGGGCCGGAAAAATTAATTGGGAAGGCGATCTTGACGAGATGAGGAGAGACCGATTTGATTTTAGTTGA